In Bacillus sp. S3, the sequence ATGCAAACTACTCTTCGGTGAGCGTGGTGCTCAAGCTCCATATTTGTTCAATATTTTGAGGATTTGTGGCGTAGCTGGGATAGCTGCTTGAACCGAATATATTCTTTAATTGGGTAAAACCCTTTTCGGTTGTTGATGGTTGAACAATTTCTCTCTTATGATTGATCAGTTGACCGGTAACATTCTTAAATTCATCTGAGGTGCAAATGTGAAAATAGGTATCGGCCATACCTGATGGCAAAGGATTAGTGAGATTTTGTGCCCATGCAAACACCTTCCAAAAGGAATGCATTTTTTTAATCGTCTTTTTTGATAATTTTACGCGGTTAATTTGAAGGGCATTGACTTTAATCCCCATGCTTTTAAATTCTTCTGCCATTTTGAAGGTTAACATCAATAGCGCTATTTTGGAGTCTCCATACATCTTATACGTGCTATAAGGCCGCGTGCCGCGCATTTCTCCTTGCAAATTATCAAACTCGATTTTTCTTTTAGGGTCGAAGAAATTTTTGATGTTTGTTGTACAAGCATTGAGCACTCTTGGATCTTGTGATTTTGCCAGGTGATCAGCCAATAAACGAGTCATCAAAAAAGGACCGAATGTATTCGTGGCGAAAGATAATTCGATATGCTCGGGGCTAAGTTTGTACTCCTTTTCACCATGGTTTAAGTAGGCGGCATTATTGATCAGAATGTCCAAGCACGGATATTTTGCATTAAAAGCTGCGCAAAATGTACGAATTGAAGCAAAAGAAGAAACATCAAGCTCCATAAGATCTACATTGATATTTTTTGTCGTTTCAATGATTTCTTGTTGTACGGCTTCACTAATCCTCATATTGCGGCAAGCCATGATCACACGATATCCTTCGGTCGCAAATTTTAATGCTGCTGCTTTCCCAATTCCCGAATTTGCCCCTGTTATGATAACGATTTTGTCTTTCATCTCGAACCTCCTGTTTTTTACCCATATATATAGTCTTTTTTGAACTTGACTTAGACGCCAGTTTGTCCTCTTTACGATGGAAATACTTTGGAATATATCCATTATTATACATTAATGTTTTAATTAAATGTTCAGTCTCCCATGGACGATCTGCTTTAACATATGAAACGAAGTTCAGGATTAGAAGGCTTTACAGTTGAAGAGATCGCGGACGTTTTGCTGAAAATGAAGGTATTTCAAATTTAAAAAACACACTCTCAAACCAGATGTGAGATCGAGTGTGTTTCTAACTTTTACCGTGCTGATTTTTTTATCGTAAAATTGTCATTCAACAAAGCCCAGTTTTGCGGATAGGGATAACCTAGTGCCCAGTAACTGACACCACGGAGATTATATTGTTTGACCATGTCGAACTTAGCTTGAGCACTCCTGGCATCTTCAAACCATACTTCATGTCCCCGGCCTTGTTCATCTACATAGCGGAAAAATGGTGACTGCGCTGTTGTATCATATTGAATGGAAGCCCCGTATTTAACGGCTCTCCTTATTGCTTCTTGAGGGCTAAATGTCTCAGCTTCTTGGCCCTTAACATGCGGAAGCAGCCAATCGCGGGCATAAATTTGGAAGCCTAAAAAGATCTTTTCTGCCGGCATCACCGAGAGGGCATACTCCACCACTTTTCGCATTTGGTTAATAGGGGAGATGGCTTGCGGAGGTCCCAGCCGGTATCCCCATTCATACGTCATCAGTACGACAAAATCGGCAATTCTTCCGTGTGCCTCATAATCGTGCGCTTCATACAACAGACCGGCTTGGGTTGCACTCGCCTTTGGTGCAAGTGCAGTTGATACTAAATATCCTTTAGGATGGAGACGGTCAACAGCCAATTGCAGGAATAGATTATAATTCTCGCGATCAGCCGGTAATACATTTTCGAAATCAATGTTTAACGCTTTATAGCCTTTGGCATCCATCACTTGAATCGCGTTCGTTATGACCTTTTCTCTTAAACTTGGATTAGACAACACAATATGTGCTAAGTTTGACCCAGCTTGTGTGGAAGTAAAGTTGGTGATCGATAGCATGGGGACAATATTTTTCGAAATGGCTGCATCCACCATCACTTTATCATTCATCGGTTGCAGCGAACCATCTTCCATAATCATATAGGCAAATGGGCTAAAATAAGTAAGGAGCTGACCAATTTCATTCAGAGTTTCGACAGTTGCTTCGTTCGATTGATACGTATAAGCATTTACCTCGATCGTTGGTTTCGCTCGTGGAATAACTAAGCGCATTCCAGGGTAAATCAAGTTTGGATTTTCAATTTGATTTTCACGTATAAGGGCCTGAACAGTAGTACCATACCGTCTCGCGATTTGCGCTAATGTTTCCCCGGACTGGACAACATGTGTTATGGGTGGAATAAATAACTTGGTGCCTGGATATAAAACATTCGGGTTTGTAAGTTGGTTCGCCTGGACAATCGACTGAATCGTCATGCCATATTGCTGAGCAATAGACCATAAAGTATCCCCATATTTAACGGTGTGTGAGGTCCCTGGTTTAGGAATAACCAGGGACTGTCCAACCAATAATTTATTTGGGTCGGGCAGCCCATTTAATTGAGCAATGGAATTCATATTCACAGCATACCGGTTCGCAATCTGCCAAAGTGTCTCACCAGCACTCACCACATGAATAATCATTAAAACACCCCCTAGGCAGTTTCATTACTGCATCATATTCAGGAGGCTAGGGGACGGTTCCGATAGGATTATTGGCTTTGCACGCCCCTCCTAAGTGAAAATCCATTAAAAAGCGCCTGTCCTATAATTGATGTAATTATAGGGACAGGCGCTGTTCGCTAGTTATTTACAAATCTCTCTCTAAAAGAGGTATCTGCCAAACGCTCAACTTGGAAATCGCCGCCCATGTAGCTGACAATGGAAACGCTGCAATTATCAGGGTGCAGATAATTGTTCGATTTCATTAATTGCATTAAGTAGTTACCGATCGTTATTCCATGTGAGAATACGAGAATATTTCCGCCTTCTCTTTCATGATTTTTAATTATCTCTTCAATTGCTTCATTTGTCCTCAAATAAAGCTGAACATAGGATTCACCTTCAGGCGCAGATAAATGTAAATCTTTAAGACTAAATAAGGTTTCTAGGATATTTCCATATTGTTTGGAGATATCAGTGAATAATAGGGATTCTAGGACACCGAAGTTCATTTCTTTAAGCCGTTCATCGATTGATAGGGGGATTTGCCTATTACTGATTGCATGATTTGCAGTATCTACTACTCTCTGACTCTCACTGGCATATGCCGCTTCGAATTCAATATCCGCCAAACCTCTTCCTACAGCTTTGGCCTGTGCAATACCCCTTTCTGTAAGGGGGGAATCACAAAATCCTTGCATCCTTCTTTCTACATTAAAATGAGTTTCCCCATGCCGGACAAAATATAGCGATACTTTTTTTGGTACAGTCAACTTTTAACACCTGCTTTTTTAAGATTCTATAGTAGATTTTACCACACAATGGTGTGAGAAAAGGAAACATAAGAATGCACGCCGGTTTTATTCTTTTTCTAATATTATATGAAACGATTTAAACATTAATAAGTTATTAATGCAAAAATCCTTTGCGTATTTTTATGAATAAAACTTTTTGCGCAAAATTATTTTGCGCCGATTGTATACGAACCTTGTAAACAAAGCAGCGGAAAGTTGGCACGATAATTGCATTAAAAATAAGTGACCAATAATCAAGGAGGTTTAACATGAAACCGTACACACATGAACCATTTACTAATTTTGCAGATGAGAAAGAAAGCCCAGCATTTCAAGAGGCTTTAACCTATGTACAATCCCAATTAGGAAAGGATTACCCAGTCGTTATTGGCGGGGAACCGATTACAACGGATAAAAAAATCATCTCTATTAATCCAGCAAATAAAGACGAAGTCATCGGCCGGGTTTCAATGGCAGACCAAGAATTAGCGGAACAAGCGATGCAGTCAGCCTTAACAACCTTTGAATCTTGGAAAAAGTGGAAGCCGGAACACCGCGCGAATATCATTTTTCGCGCTGCTGCAATCATGAGACGCCGTAAACATGAATTTTCTGCGTACCTTGTGAAGGAAGCAGGAAAGCCATGGAGGGAAGCCGATGCCGACACAGCAGAGGCAATCGATTTCCTTGAGTATTACGGAAGACAAATGCTGCGGATTAAAGAAGGCTTCCCGGTAAACAGCCGTGATGGCGAGTTTAACCAATTCCATTACATTCCACTTGGAGTCGGCATTATTATTTCACCGTTTAACTTCCCATTAGCGATAATGGCTGGAACAACGGTTGCGGCGATTGTTTCCGGGAACACAGTCCTTTTGAAACCTGCCAACTCCACACCTGTCGTTGCAGCCAAATTCGTAGAGCTAATGACAGAAGCGGGACTGCCTCAAGGGGTGCTTAACTTTGTACCTGGAAGCGGTGCAGAAATTGGTGATTACCTAGTGGACCATCCAAAAACACGTTTCGTATCCTTTACAGGTTCCCGTGAGGTTGGCTGCCGCATTAATGAACGTGCAGCAAAGGTTCACCCGGGGCAAATTTGGATTAAGCGAGTTATTGCAGAAATGGGCGGTAAGGATACGGTCGTAGTCGACAGCAATGCTGATTTAGAATTAGCTGCAGCAAGCATTGTCTATTCTGCATTCGGTTTTTCAGGGCAAAAGTGTTCTGCGGGCTCTCGTGCGGTAGTTCATCAAGATGTGTACGACGAAGTGCTTGAAAAAGCGGTTGCCTTAACGAAAACACTGACTATTGGAAACCCGGAAGATCTTGAAAACTACATGGGACCTGTTATTGATGACAAGTCATTTAAGAAAATCATGAATTATATTGAAGTTGGCAAGCAAGAAGGCAAATTGATGACTGGCGGTGAAGGCGATGATACGAAGGGCTACTTCATCCAGCCAACGATTTTCGCTGACCTAGATGAAAAATCACGCCTGATGCAGGAGGAAATTTTCGGACCGGTCGTGGCATTCTGTAAAGCACGTGATTTTGACCATATGATGGAGATTGCCAATAATACCGATTATGGTTTAACTGGTGCGCTTATTTCTAATAATCGTGAACATATTGAACGGGCACGGGAAGAATTCCATGTCGGAAACCTGTATTTTAACCGCGTCTGCACCGGTGCGATTGTCGGTTATCAGCCATTCGGCGGCTTTAATATGTCAGGAACAGACTCTAAAGCAGGCGGCCCTGATTATTTACTGCTTCATATGCAAGCAAAAACAACATCTGAAACTTTATAATAATTTATTTGCCCGAAAGGGGACTTCTTCCTGAAGCTCCCACTTTCAGGATAAACAATGAAGGGAGCAAACATAGTGACTAAAACAACAGCAAAGACAACTGAAATTATTGAACAGACAGAAAAATTTGGTGCGAATAACTATCATCCGCTGCCAATCGTTATTTCAAAAGCAGAGGGAGTATGGGTAGAAAGTCCAGAAGGGAATCGCTACATGGATATGCTTAGTGCCTATTCAGCCGTTAACCAAGGGCACCGTCATCCAAAAATCATTCAAGCCTTAAAGGATCAAGCCGATAAAGTAACACTTACTTCTAGGGCCTTCCATAACGACCAGCTTGGTCTATGGTATGAAAAGGTTTGTCAATTAACAAATAAAAACATGGCTCTCCCGATGAATACAGGGGCAGAGGCTGTCGAAACCGCCCTTAAGGCTGCGCGCCGCTGGGGATATGATGTGAAGGGGATTGGTGAAAACCAAGCAGAAATTATTGCCTGTATCGGCAACTTCCATGGCCGGACAATGGGAGCTGTCTCCTTATCGTCTGATCCGGAATATAAGCGCGGCTTTGGTCCGATGCTGCCCGGAATCAATTTAATCCCTTACGGTGACATTGAGGCGTTAAAAGCAGCGATTACACCAAATACCGCTGCGTTTTTAATCGAGCCTATCCAAGGAGAAGCGGGGATCATTATTCCACCGGCAGGATTTATTAAAGCAGCCTTTGATTTATGTAAAGAAAACAATGTCCTGTTCATAGCTGATGAAATTCAAGCAGGACTAGCGCGTACGGGTAAAATGTTCGCTTATGAGTGGGAAGGAATCAATCCTGATATGCTGATTTTAGGAAAAGCCCTCGGCGGCGGCGTGTTCCCGATTTCATGCGTAGTGGCGAATGCCGATATTTTAGGCGTATTCAACCCTGGCTCACATGGATCGACGTTTGGCGGAAATCCACTTGCTTGTGCCGTTTCTATTGCAGCACTTGAAGTAATTGAAGAAGAAAAACTAGCTGAACGCTCGCTTGAATTAGGAAACTACTTCCTTGAACAATTAAAAGCTATCGACAATCCTATCATTAAAGAAATTAGGGGCAGAGGCTTGTTTATTGGTGTTGAGCTAACAGAGGAAGCTAGGGTCTATTGTGAGCAGTTAAAGGATAAAGGGTTATTATGCAAAGAAACACATGAAACTGTCATTCGCTTTGCACCGCCGCTCATTATTACAAAAGAAGAAATCGATTGGGCTATTGAGAAAATTAAAGAGGTTTTAGCTTAAAAATACACTATTATTCTATGAGGTGTCTTACATGACTGCGACGACGTCTATATCAAAGGAAATGACAAAGGATCAACAAGCGGAACAAGAGTCATTAAATCTATTTTACTCGACCCAATCAGTCATACAACAAGCGCTAGCAAAATTGGGCTATAAAAATGAAATGTTTGAATTATTGAAAGAACCAATCAGAATGTTAACAGTCCGTATACCGGTCAGAATGGATGACGGGTCAGTGGAAATTTTTACTGGATATCGCTCTCAGCATAATGATGCCGTCGGCCCGACAAAAGGGGGCGTTCGCTTCCATCCTGAGGTGGATGAAGAAGAAGTAAAGGCATTATCGATTTGGATGAGTTTAAAGTGCGGCATTACGAACCTTCCTTATGGCGGAGGAAAAGGCGGGATCATTTGTGATCCGCGGCAGATGTCTTTCCGAGAGCTTGAAAGGTTAAGCCGTGGGTATGTTCGGGCTATTAGCCAGATTGTCGGACCATCGAAAGACATCCCAGCGCCGGATGTGTATACAAACTCACAAATCATGGCATGGATGATGGATGAATACAGCCGTCTGCGCGAATTTGATTCACCTGGATTTATTACTGGGAAACCAATTGTTTTAGGCGGATCCCACGGTCGTGAAACGGCAACTGCCCGCGGTGTAACGATCTGTATTGATGAGGCTGTGAAGAAAAAAGGAATTGAGCTGAAAGACGCCCGCGTTGTGATTCAAGGCTTCGGAAATGCAGGGAGCTATCTTGCCAAATTCTTGCATGATGCCGGGGCAAAAGTAATTGCTGTTTCAGATGTATATGGAGCTGTTCATGACCCGAACGGGCTTGATATTGACTACCTATTAGATAGAAGGGATAGCTTCGGCACATTCTCCCAACTATTTAAAGATACGATTACTAACCAAGAACTACTTGAATTAGACTGTGATATTCTTGTTCCAGCGGCTATTTCAAACCAAATCACTTCCAAAAATGCAGCGAATATTAAAGCTTCCATTTTAGTCGAGGCTGCAAATGGACCTACAACACTTGAGGCGACAAAAATTTTAACAGAGCGTGGAGTTCTCCTTGTGCCAGATATTCTTGCGAGTGCCGGCGGAGTTACCGTTTCTTATTTCGAATGGGTCCAAAATAATCAAGGCTATTATTGGACCGAGGAAGAAGTAAATGAAAAGCTGGCGAAGGTAATGGTTGACTCATTCGAAGCTATTTATCACACCGCACGTACACATCAGGTTGATATGCGGCTGGCAGCTTATATGGTTGGAATTAAGAAAGTAGCAGAAGCATCCCAATTTAGAGGCTGGGTCTAATTTTGAATTTAAATTAGTACAGTAAAATAGCCTGAATTGAAGGAAATCCCCTACCTGAAAAGGCGGAAAAATTGGTATTCTCCCAATAACTTTAAATTAAAAAAGGAGTGAAAGTACTTGTTAGTTAAAGAGGAAGATATTTATAGTCCTTGTTCTGGTACCGTAGAGCAGGTTTTTACGAAGGAAAGTAACCATGTATACGAATGGGAGAAACTATTTTTAATTAAAACTCATAATGGTAGGATTGAAGAGATTTCGATTGGGGTAAGCGGGTATATTACCTCCTTAAAAGTTAAAGAGGGGCAAAAGGTTCATACACAGACCGTATTAGCAACCATCCAGGATGATTTATTAATAACAGGCTCGGATTAAAAAACAGATACCTTAAAAACTCTTTCCGGAATTCGGAAAGAGTTTTTGGTTTTATATGTAAGGATTATATTGAACTTTTTGAATTGGTTTTGCTATATAATATAATAGGCTCGATGTTGTTCGGATTGGAGGGCAAAAGGTTGAATCTAGAAAATTTCAAGCATTTATCAGATTTTGATGATATTTTAATTACTGACGAAAAGGGAATGATTCTCTTTTATGATCTTGCCGATTTAAAGGTTCTTAGTGAAATGGGTGTCAGGCCGGAAGAATTTATGGGAAAGCATATCACCTCATTTTATAAAAACTTAACCAACCAAAATAGCACCATAATGAACGTTTTGAAAAATGGGAAGGCAATTTGTAACGTAAAACAAGAGCTAGTCACTAAAAATGGGAATCTGCTTGTTTCAGTTAATTCAACCTATCCAATCGAAGAAAACGATAAAATTATCGGGGCGATTGAATTCTCGAAACATTTTTACACGAAAGAAGATATTCACTCTCTCAATAATTTTGCCAGTCATAAAGTTTTTCGAAAAAACAATACGATCTATACTATTGATAATATCATTACAGTCAATGCAAATATGGAGACAGTAAAAAATAGAATTAGAAAAATCGCGAAGACGGACTCGACTGTATTAATTTTTGGCCAAACGGGTACGGGGAAAGAAATGGTTGCACAGTCGATTCACAATGAAAGCGACCGATTTGGCGGGCCATTTATTTCACTGAACTGTGGTGCCATTCCGCCCAACCTATTGGAAAGTACTTTATTTGGAACGGTAAAGGGCAGTTTCACCGGTGCTGTAGATATGCCGGGGTTATTCGAGCAGGCTGATGGCGGAACATTGTTTTTAGACGAGATCAATTCTTTAGATTATTATCTGCAGGTCAAACTCTTAAAAGCCATTGAGGAAAAAATGATTAGAAGAATAGGCGGTAATAAAAATATTACCGTGAACATCAGGGTAATTTCCGCAACAAATGAAGATCCTGATACGTTAGTGGCTGAGAAAAAACTGCGTGAAGATCTCTATTATCGCTTAGGGGTTGTCCAAATCGATTTACCG encodes:
- a CDS encoding biotin/lipoyl-binding protein; amino-acid sequence: MLVKEEDIYSPCSGTVEQVFTKESNHVYEWEKLFLIKTHNGRIEEISIGVSGYITSLKVKEGQKVHTQTVLATIQDDLLITGSD
- a CDS encoding Glu/Leu/Phe/Val family dehydrogenase, with amino-acid sequence MTKDQQAEQESLNLFYSTQSVIQQALAKLGYKNEMFELLKEPIRMLTVRIPVRMDDGSVEIFTGYRSQHNDAVGPTKGGVRFHPEVDEEEVKALSIWMSLKCGITNLPYGGGKGGIICDPRQMSFRELERLSRGYVRAISQIVGPSKDIPAPDVYTNSQIMAWMMDEYSRLREFDSPGFITGKPIVLGGSHGRETATARGVTICIDEAVKKKGIELKDARVVIQGFGNAGSYLAKFLHDAGAKVIAVSDVYGAVHDPNGLDIDYLLDRRDSFGTFSQLFKDTITNQELLELDCDILVPAAISNQITSKNAANIKASILVEAANGPTTLEATKILTERGVLLVPDILASAGGVTVSYFEWVQNNQGYYWTEEEVNEKLAKVMVDSFEAIYHTARTHQVDMRLAAYMVGIKKVAEASQFRGWV
- a CDS encoding SDR family NAD(P)-dependent oxidoreductase, translating into MKDKIVIITGANSGIGKAAALKFATEGYRVIMACRNMRISEAVQQEIIETTKNINVDLMELDVSSFASIRTFCAAFNAKYPCLDILINNAAYLNHGEKEYKLSPEHIELSFATNTFGPFLMTRLLADHLAKSQDPRVLNACTTNIKNFFDPKRKIEFDNLQGEMRGTRPYSTYKMYGDSKIALLMLTFKMAEEFKSMGIKVNALQINRVKLSKKTIKKMHSFWKVFAWAQNLTNPLPSGMADTYFHICTSDEFKNVTGQLINHKREIVQPSTTEKGFTQLKNIFGSSSYPSYATNPQNIEQIWSLSTTLTEE
- a CDS encoding ornithine--oxo-acid transaminase yields the protein MTKTTAKTTEIIEQTEKFGANNYHPLPIVISKAEGVWVESPEGNRYMDMLSAYSAVNQGHRHPKIIQALKDQADKVTLTSRAFHNDQLGLWYEKVCQLTNKNMALPMNTGAEAVETALKAARRWGYDVKGIGENQAEIIACIGNFHGRTMGAVSLSSDPEYKRGFGPMLPGINLIPYGDIEALKAAITPNTAAFLIEPIQGEAGIIIPPAGFIKAAFDLCKENNVLFIADEIQAGLARTGKMFAYEWEGINPDMLILGKALGGGVFPISCVVANADILGVFNPGSHGSTFGGNPLACAVSIAALEVIEEEKLAERSLELGNYFLEQLKAIDNPIIKEIRGRGLFIGVELTEEARVYCEQLKDKGLLCKETHETVIRFAPPLIITKEEIDWAIEKIKEVLA
- a CDS encoding sigma-54 interaction domain-containing protein; amino-acid sequence: MNLENFKHLSDFDDILITDEKGMILFYDLADLKVLSEMGVRPEEFMGKHITSFYKNLTNQNSTIMNVLKNGKAICNVKQELVTKNGNLLVSVNSTYPIEENDKIIGAIEFSKHFYTKEDIHSLNNFASHKVFRKNNTIYTIDNIITVNANMETVKNRIRKIAKTDSTVLIFGQTGTGKEMVAQSIHNESDRFGGPFISLNCGAIPPNLLESTLFGTVKGSFTGAVDMPGLFEQADGGTLFLDEINSLDYYLQVKLLKAIEEKMIRRIGGNKNITVNIRVISATNEDPDTLVAEKKLREDLYYRLGVVQIDLPRLNERKEDIAVLLKNFIDFYNTHMDLFIKGVEPEVLECFKKYHWPGNIRELKNAVETAYNNALTDMITIEDIPKRIREYQGTTKMVQRGTKIHSLKDAVENYEKEIIAKELKRTNGKLTEAAKGLGISKQLLRYKLDKYQLS
- a CDS encoding histidine phosphatase family protein; its protein translation is MTVPKKVSLYFVRHGETHFNVERRMQGFCDSPLTERGIAQAKAVGRGLADIEFEAAYASESQRVVDTANHAISNRQIPLSIDERLKEMNFGVLESLLFTDISKQYGNILETLFSLKDLHLSAPEGESYVQLYLRTNEAIEEIIKNHEREGGNILVFSHGITIGNYLMQLMKSNNYLHPDNCSVSIVSYMGGDFQVERLADTSFRERFVNN
- a CDS encoding LysM peptidoglycan-binding domain-containing protein is translated as MIIHVVSAGETLWQIANRYAVNMNSIAQLNGLPDPNKLLVGQSLVIPKPGTSHTVKYGDTLWSIAQQYGMTIQSIVQANQLTNPNVLYPGTKLFIPPITHVVQSGETLAQIARRYGTTVQALIRENQIENPNLIYPGMRLVIPRAKPTIEVNAYTYQSNEATVETLNEIGQLLTYFSPFAYMIMEDGSLQPMNDKVMVDAAISKNIVPMLSITNFTSTQAGSNLAHIVLSNPSLREKVITNAIQVMDAKGYKALNIDFENVLPADRENYNLFLQLAVDRLHPKGYLVSTALAPKASATQAGLLYEAHDYEAHGRIADFVVLMTYEWGYRLGPPQAISPINQMRKVVEYALSVMPAEKIFLGFQIYARDWLLPHVKGQEAETFSPQEAIRRAVKYGASIQYDTTAQSPFFRYVDEQGRGHEVWFEDARSAQAKFDMVKQYNLRGVSYWALGYPYPQNWALLNDNFTIKKSAR
- the pruA gene encoding L-glutamate gamma-semialdehyde dehydrogenase, producing MKPYTHEPFTNFADEKESPAFQEALTYVQSQLGKDYPVVIGGEPITTDKKIISINPANKDEVIGRVSMADQELAEQAMQSALTTFESWKKWKPEHRANIIFRAAAIMRRRKHEFSAYLVKEAGKPWREADADTAEAIDFLEYYGRQMLRIKEGFPVNSRDGEFNQFHYIPLGVGIIISPFNFPLAIMAGTTVAAIVSGNTVLLKPANSTPVVAAKFVELMTEAGLPQGVLNFVPGSGAEIGDYLVDHPKTRFVSFTGSREVGCRINERAAKVHPGQIWIKRVIAEMGGKDTVVVDSNADLELAAASIVYSAFGFSGQKCSAGSRAVVHQDVYDEVLEKAVALTKTLTIGNPEDLENYMGPVIDDKSFKKIMNYIEVGKQEGKLMTGGEGDDTKGYFIQPTIFADLDEKSRLMQEEIFGPVVAFCKARDFDHMMEIANNTDYGLTGALISNNREHIERAREEFHVGNLYFNRVCTGAIVGYQPFGGFNMSGTDSKAGGPDYLLLHMQAKTTSETL